A portion of the Candidatus Margulisiibacteriota bacterium genome contains these proteins:
- a CDS encoding porin family protein, protein MDKGVIAAALILSLCCAEPQLRLGLGPTNYDHADFSFQANTGFTELTFNPAARLQLGLKYTSSGVILNQSQRFDARGLLAVFKIYLNTVSAKTPYFGGNFGWLNTEISSSRSLYTARGAWCAEWLGGYSFRLNELNRLNLEYAHQVIDGGYVPDAKLLSDTWTLSWAVTLEPFSEQPRYHQTPAESIATRQEYLRQKITYNNEQIRKYDALIAKYNQKFLDKSASDAELNERDFLLGQRDQLEADNQKMLELLEK, encoded by the coding sequence ATGGATAAAGGCGTAATTGCCGCCGCGTTAATTTTGTCTCTGTGCTGCGCGGAACCACAACTGCGTCTGGGACTCGGCCCGACCAATTATGACCACGCCGATTTCTCATTCCAGGCGAACACCGGTTTTACCGAATTGACCTTTAATCCCGCAGCGCGCCTGCAGCTCGGCTTGAAGTACACCAGCAGCGGAGTCATTTTAAATCAAAGCCAGCGTTTCGACGCGCGCGGCCTGCTGGCGGTGTTCAAAATTTACCTCAACACGGTCAGCGCCAAAACTCCGTATTTCGGCGGGAATTTCGGCTGGCTCAATACGGAAATCAGCTCGTCCCGGTCTCTGTACACAGCGCGCGGCGCTTGGTGCGCTGAATGGCTGGGCGGATATTCTTTTCGGCTCAATGAACTAAACCGGCTCAATCTCGAATACGCGCATCAGGTCATTGACGGCGGCTACGTGCCGGACGCCAAATTGCTGTCCGATACGTGGACTCTGTCCTGGGCTGTGACGCTGGAACCGTTTTCCGAGCAGCCGCGGTATCATCAAACTCCGGCGGAAAGCATCGCCACCAGACAGGAGTATCTGCGTCAAAAAATCACCTACAACAATGAGCAGATCCGAAAATATGACGCGCTGATCGCCAAGTACAATCAAAAATTTTTGGACAAATCCGCCAGCGACGCCGAATTAAATGAACGTGATTTTCTGCTCGGCCAGCGCGATCAGCTGGAAGCGGACAATCAAAAAATGCTGGAGCTGCTGGAGAAATAA
- a CDS encoding ABC transporter ATP-binding protein, translating to MFSLKEVSYSFQKTVLDNISLEIPAGLFTGVVGPNGSGKTTLLRLLSGFYHAPQGRVLLRGQNLAALRPRVRARQIAVVTQISILNPQFTVREMLELGRAPYHRWFWQRQTASEKSLLEKITADLKLTGLLPRRLKTLSGGELQRTVIARALAQDTPVLLLDEPVNHLDIHHQLEILSYLKNLTAQGRTIIAVLHDLRLARRFCDSLLVMDNSKIIAGHPEAHLKSGLLARVFELPADSEFLC from the coding sequence ATGTTCTCTCTAAAGGAAGTCAGTTACAGTTTCCAAAAAACCGTGCTGGATAATATCTCGCTGGAAATCCCCGCCGGCCTATTTACCGGCGTCGTCGGGCCGAACGGCAGCGGCAAAACTACTCTGCTACGGCTCTTGAGCGGTTTTTACCACGCGCCGCAAGGCCGTGTCCTGCTACGCGGCCAAAATCTCGCGGCGCTGCGTCCGCGTGTCCGCGCGCGGCAGATAGCCGTGGTGACACAGATCAGTATCCTGAATCCGCAGTTCACCGTCCGGGAAATGCTGGAGCTTGGCCGCGCGCCTTATCACCGCTGGTTTTGGCAGCGGCAGACCGCCTCGGAAAAAAGCCTGCTGGAAAAGATCACCGCCGATCTAAAACTGACCGGGCTTTTGCCGCGCCGGCTCAAAACGCTGTCCGGCGGCGAATTGCAGCGCACGGTCATCGCGCGCGCTCTGGCGCAGGACACGCCGGTTTTGCTGCTCGACGAGCCGGTCAATCATCTGGATATTCATCATCAGCTGGAAATTTTGAGTTATCTTAAAAACCTGACCGCGCAGGGACGGACGATCATCGCTGTTCTGCACGACCTGCGGCTGGCGCGGCGTTTTTGCGACAGTTTGCTGGTCATGGACAACAGCAAGATCATTGCTGGTCATCCGGAAGCACACCTAAAATCCGGTCTGCTGGCCAGAGTTTTTGAGCTGCCGGCAGATTCGGAATTCCTGTGTTAA
- the thiE gene encoding thiamine phosphate synthase, producing MRQTHRLLDANVNRAREGLRVLEDICRFILDDLQLTDKIKTIRHALQDLIGIPDGLLVASRGAAEDIARGRPVPRRADLRQIVTANAKRAAEALRVLEEFCARGSAIKDQRYLVYDLEKIIRQKILLRQPFYRDVYVISDQPTVLMDAVKNGARVVQLRDKENSAEIIYQKLLPVKKLKENHDFVLIVNDHPELVARAEIDGVHIGQDADPAAVRQMIGADKILGLTTHNIAQAQKAAGLKVNYISAGPVWATPTKPGRQPVGLEYVREVAASIDLPFVAIGGIDLTNAQSVIDAGANTIGVVRGAGDAAEYLRIIKNNIVGRL from the coding sequence ATGCGCCAAACCCACCGTCTGCTCGACGCCAATGTCAACCGCGCGCGGGAAGGACTACGTGTCCTGGAAGACATTTGCCGGTTCATTCTCGACGATCTTCAATTAACGGACAAAATTAAAACCATTCGCCATGCTTTGCAAGACTTGATCGGTATACCGGACGGGCTGCTCGTGGCCAGCCGCGGCGCGGCTGAGGATATCGCGCGCGGACGCCCCGTGCCGCGCCGCGCGGATCTGCGCCAGATCGTCACCGCCAACGCCAAGCGCGCGGCGGAGGCTTTGCGTGTGCTGGAAGAATTTTGCGCGCGCGGCAGCGCCATAAAAGACCAGCGTTACTTGGTTTATGATCTGGAAAAAATTATCAGGCAGAAAATTCTGCTGCGGCAGCCATTTTACCGCGACGTTTATGTGATCTCCGACCAGCCGACTGTTCTAATGGACGCGGTCAAAAACGGCGCGCGCGTTGTGCAGCTGCGGGATAAAGAAAACAGCGCGGAAATCATTTACCAAAAACTTTTGCCGGTCAAAAAATTAAAAGAAAATCATGATTTTGTCTTGATAGTGAACGATCATCCCGAACTTGTCGCGCGCGCCGAAATAGACGGCGTGCACATCGGGCAGGACGCTGACCCGGCCGCCGTCCGCCAAATGATCGGCGCGGACAAAATACTCGGCCTGACCACGCACAATATCGCGCAGGCGCAAAAAGCCGCGGGATTAAAAGTGAATTACATTTCCGCGGGGCCGGTCTGGGCCACGCCGACCAAACCGGGGCGCCAGCCGGTGGGGCTAGAATACGTGCGCGAAGTCGCCGCCAGTATAGACCTGCCTTTTGTGGCGATCGGCGGCATAGACCTGACCAATGCGCAAAGCGTGATAGATGCCGGAGCTAATACTATTGGCGTGGTACGCGGCGCGGGAGACGCGGCGGAGTATTTAAGGATCATTAAAAATAATATTGTTGGTAGGCTTTAG